One Rhodoferax ferrireducens T118 DNA segment encodes these proteins:
- a CDS encoding sensor histidine kinase has protein sequence MTPPPDTHSWFGPSLLEPGVEKVDKPEEFQRLWRGFMTARVTLGVVLMLLQGSIYVLGASKDSALLLICTGYFAAALAVRLLAHPRQLGRTFDVQWISTIGVDLLAFTALQWVQGSSINYAPLFALPILMASILGSLLVAMGTAAGVTLLLFGYASWMSIQAPGEMAAHFLQAALTGAGCFVISFLASQIATRLVNVELRAQRSQLAARVQRRVNELVIESLTEGILVVDRRGIVRAANPAARQLLGFGHKPGDRSFNLNAMIEWQCLVDLMQRSFSGHAAQQADVTIHPAGQGPRHIQVRTQLTATQAGDDERLCVMFVQDQREMQARIRTEKLASMGRMSTAVAHEIRNPLAAITQANALLDEDLIDPKHKQLTRMVQQNAKRLEKIVEDILNVSRVQQLESVNSTPALDLKESVERICRDWQNQTASEHLLSVQLPPGLIEVKFESEHLRRILVNLLDNARRYASHQLNAIQVSVRPTTLEHCTLSVWSDGQPMDQSVERHLFEPFFSSESRSSGLGLYICRELCEGHGATIAYDRTRRTMTGKPVDGNEFLVTLRTRSATSSAQMTHKHTPDTPWHQTQR, from the coding sequence ATGACCCCACCGCCAGACACACACTCCTGGTTTGGTCCTTCACTGCTTGAACCCGGCGTAGAAAAGGTCGACAAGCCCGAAGAATTTCAGCGGCTTTGGCGCGGCTTCATGACCGCCCGCGTCACTCTGGGTGTGGTGCTGATGTTGCTTCAAGGCAGCATCTATGTGTTGGGAGCCTCCAAAGACAGCGCCTTGCTCCTGATTTGTACCGGCTATTTCGCCGCTGCGCTGGCGGTGCGCCTGCTGGCGCATCCGCGCCAACTGGGGCGGACGTTTGACGTCCAGTGGATCAGCACAATTGGTGTTGATCTGCTGGCTTTTACCGCCCTGCAATGGGTGCAGGGCAGCAGCATCAACTACGCGCCCCTGTTCGCCCTGCCGATTCTGATGGCCTCCATTCTGGGCTCGCTGCTGGTGGCCATGGGCACGGCGGCGGGCGTGACCTTGTTGTTGTTTGGCTATGCCAGTTGGATGTCCATTCAAGCACCCGGGGAGATGGCCGCCCATTTTTTGCAGGCGGCGCTGACGGGTGCAGGCTGTTTTGTCATTTCGTTTCTGGCCAGCCAGATTGCGACCCGTCTGGTCAATGTTGAGCTGCGGGCGCAACGCAGCCAGTTGGCCGCGCGGGTACAGAGACGGGTCAACGAGCTGGTGATTGAATCTTTGACCGAAGGCATCCTGGTGGTCGATCGGCGCGGCATCGTGCGTGCCGCCAACCCGGCAGCCCGCCAGCTGCTGGGGTTTGGGCACAAGCCGGGGGATAGGTCTTTTAATCTCAACGCGATGATTGAATGGCAGTGCCTGGTTGATTTGATGCAGCGCAGTTTTTCCGGGCATGCCGCCCAGCAGGCCGATGTCACCATTCATCCGGCCGGTCAAGGTCCAAGGCATATACAGGTACGCACCCAGCTAACGGCCACGCAGGCAGGGGATGACGAGCGGCTGTGTGTCATGTTCGTCCAGGATCAGCGCGAGATGCAGGCGCGGATACGAACCGAAAAACTGGCCAGTATGGGCCGCATGTCCACTGCGGTGGCGCACGAAATTCGCAACCCGCTGGCAGCCATCACCCAGGCCAATGCGCTGCTCGACGAAGACCTGATCGACCCCAAACACAAACAGCTCACCCGGATGGTGCAGCAGAACGCCAAACGGCTGGAGAAAATTGTGGAAGACATTCTCAATGTCTCCCGCGTGCAGCAGCTTGAAAGTGTCAACTCAACGCCGGCACTGGACTTGAAGGAATCGGTCGAAAGAATTTGTCGTGACTGGCAAAACCAGACAGCCAGCGAGCACCTGCTCAGCGTCCAACTGCCCCCCGGCTTGATCGAGGTGAAGTTTGAGTCCGAGCATCTGCGCCGGATTCTGGTCAACCTGCTTGACAATGCACGGCGCTACGCAAGTCACCAACTTAACGCGATTCAGGTATCGGTCAGACCGACGACCCTTGAGCATTGCACTCTGAGTGTGTGGAGCGACGGCCAGCCCATGGATCAATCGGTGGAGCGCCATCTGTTTGAACCATTTTTTTCGTCAGAAAGCCGCTCCAGCGGCCTGGGCCTTTATATTTGCCGGGAGTTGTGCGAGGGGCATGGTGCCACTATTGCCTACGACCGGACCCGGCGAACCATGACTGGCAAGCCTGTTGATGGCAATGAGTTCCTGGTGACCTTGCGGACTCGGTCCGCAACGAGCAGCGCCCAGATGACCCACAAGCACACACCGGACACACCATGGCATCAAACACAACGCTGA
- a CDS encoding cytochrome C assembly family protein, giving the protein MILASASPLSLTLALGAAVAYGVSAFGAARLGTGVARAAVRLGWLLHGVMLAWSLFGEAPRFGFAPALSVTAWLVAAVYAIESRVYPLLQTRWALSTLGAIVVLLAAFFPGNLLHANASPWLPVHWALGIASYGLFGTAVVHAWFMSRSEERIRLAADAHIGMPLLTMERLTFRFVSAGFLLLSATLVLGLVFEKQLYGSATPLKWDHKTAFSVLSWLIFAVLLIGRARFGWRGKRAVRVLYIGAGFLLLAYVGSRFVMEIVLGRAL; this is encoded by the coding sequence ATGATTTTAGCCAGTGCTTCCCCCTTGAGTCTGACGTTGGCGCTTGGCGCTGCTGTAGCCTATGGCGTGTCGGCCTTCGGCGCCGCCCGTCTGGGCACCGGTGTGGCACGGGCTGCAGTCAGGCTGGGCTGGCTTCTGCATGGCGTGATGTTGGCCTGGAGCCTGTTCGGTGAGGCGCCCCGCTTCGGCTTTGCGCCAGCTTTGTCAGTCACCGCCTGGCTGGTGGCCGCCGTCTACGCCATTGAGAGCCGTGTCTATCCACTGTTGCAAACGCGCTGGGCCCTGTCCACGCTCGGCGCCATCGTGGTGCTGCTGGCGGCCTTCTTCCCAGGTAATCTGTTGCATGCGAATGCCTCGCCCTGGCTGCCGGTGCACTGGGCGCTGGGCATCGCGTCTTATGGTCTATTTGGCACCGCCGTGGTGCACGCGTGGTTCATGAGCCGCAGCGAAGAGCGCATTCGCCTGGCGGCTGACGCCCACATCGGTATGCCGCTGCTGACCATGGAGCGCCTGACCTTCAGGTTCGTGAGTGCAGGTTTCTTGCTGCTGTCGGCAACCTTGGTACTGGGCCTCGTGTTTGAAAAGCAACTTTATGGTTCGGCGACGCCCCTGAAATGGGACCACAAGACGGCGTTTTCCGTGCTGTCGTGGCTGATCTTTGCCGTTTTACTTATTGGCCGCGCCCGATTTGGCTGGCGTGGCAAGCGCGCGGTACGGGTCTTGTATATCGGCGCCGGGTTTCTGCTGCTGGCTTACGTGGGCTCGCGCTTCGTCATGGAGATTGTGCTCGGACGCGCGCTATGA
- a CDS encoding PP0621 family protein, which yields MKLLLILVVVLAGVWLWRSNRQSDPRLHREKTKVEPPPLDMVRCKLCSVHFPATDGVQGKKGWYCSADHRQRAEP from the coding sequence ATGAAGCTGTTACTTATCCTGGTGGTGGTGCTGGCAGGCGTCTGGCTGTGGCGCTCCAACCGGCAGTCTGACCCGCGCCTGCATCGTGAAAAAACAAAAGTTGAGCCACCGCCGCTGGACATGGTGCGCTGCAAACTGTGTTCTGTCCATTTTCCGGCAACCGATGGCGTTCAGGGCAAGAAGGGCTGGTACTGCAGCGCAGATCATCGCCAGCGCGCGGAGCCTTGA
- a CDS encoding DUF6701 domain-containing protein, with protein MKIIVKVIFMVFVLLAGQAMAVTCTSNGSGDWKDNNWTPSDPCENGSSGPPAGSNVVIANGYNIKVDANTLAVANVTINAGGTLRGNGGDTLSLTGNFTNNGTFAANGGTVALTGAAQTITGNVTFYNLSFGSTLLTLAGNVTVTNNVTGTINLASTCPADYTLTLPNGNVMHSCNSSTVDSINRASASPTTAGAVVAWTVVFSTSVTGVSTGNFGLAPTGGVTGAAITSVAGSGTTWTVNATTGTGTGAGTLGLNMVNVAGISAAVTTAMPFAGQVYTISGPFCSPPSNIPAGVTVSCQCDTFARASLNPSTIFSSNWLVSTSDSTGILPSIVNPGYLRLTNNTGNNAKAATVPGIFPAAGNYISVEFQQYAYNGTGADGIAVTLSDYSVPAVPGAYGGSLGYAQETGIHDGFAGGWLGVGLDEYGNYQNTNEGRLGGPGFTVQSVGARGSGAGQTGYRFLGGTPSLIPNIDDRTSTSASRGYYYQVIVDARNEPTSTAVAVNRDTGSGYSSLINIPNVYSAATTNGFTQAPVPANWQISFTGSTGGSTNIHEIGGLRICASSMLPPGGGTASGFNAVDEAYGTPPGVAVQNYLSGHIYTKLAGTPFKLNVAALTNSQIVTTYAYGGSKSVTVKLVDNSDSLADTSKDCTLSCTSTCTGKPAVTGGTQTLTFASGAPDKGQKQSSSFTINSAYKKLLAIISDGTSSACSTDSFSVRPNALTLATTATATTSGGTPVFRAGTDPFTVNVSAANTGYTGTPTIGSIDTSPMGVGTWLAGSLSAGTTLAAAVLGVSTNSSTYSEVGLFKLAGYGVSDDTSARGVFDATWTGVDSISTKGDCVAGNYSNVKNASGKYGCNFGLATDAIFGRFIPHHFDVSINSNGTMAAACPAGGFTYTGQAMGYGTAPSLTIKPMNAATGGAVTQNYQGIFQKLVASGVSITSPTADATQPGRDGVTKTDLLAIPAMGVGTLANSSGIITYTLNASDQFTYTRNANALIGPYTSAIPLVVTAVLESEVNATSSLPALPQTLSPTGISMRYGRARMFNAYGSELLDLPVVFRAEYLAGTAPGNAWSVNTSDSCTNAALFFAPVAAPNITSNTCVLEPGNNSGMGCAVALTPTQINRRYLETGVTGTDSNGVAGFAGNFNLWLRAPGATHVGSINITATVDSWLQYPWTGSANVNPSARATFGIYKSPLIYRRENY; from the coding sequence ATGAAGATTATTGTCAAAGTCATTTTTATGGTGTTCGTGCTGCTGGCGGGCCAAGCGATGGCAGTCACCTGCACCAGCAACGGCAGTGGTGATTGGAAAGACAACAACTGGACGCCGTCTGACCCTTGTGAAAATGGCTCGTCCGGGCCGCCAGCCGGCAGCAATGTTGTCATTGCGAACGGCTACAACATTAAGGTGGACGCCAATACGCTCGCCGTAGCCAATGTCACCATCAACGCAGGCGGTACCTTGCGGGGAAATGGCGGCGACACGCTAAGCCTGACTGGCAACTTCACCAACAATGGCACGTTCGCGGCAAATGGCGGCACGGTGGCACTCACCGGGGCGGCCCAGACCATTACCGGCAATGTGACTTTCTACAACTTGTCGTTTGGAAGCACCCTGCTCACGCTTGCTGGCAATGTGACTGTGACCAATAATGTGACCGGGACGATCAATCTGGCTTCCACCTGTCCGGCGGACTACACATTGACGCTTCCCAATGGCAACGTGATGCACAGTTGCAACTCGTCAACGGTTGATTCCATCAACAGGGCGAGCGCCAGCCCGACAACGGCCGGTGCTGTAGTGGCCTGGACGGTCGTGTTCAGCACCAGCGTGACCGGGGTAAGTACAGGCAATTTTGGGCTTGCTCCGACGGGTGGTGTGACTGGCGCAGCGATCACTTCGGTGGCAGGTTCTGGTACCACCTGGACGGTCAATGCGACGACGGGAACTGGCACCGGCGCCGGCACGCTGGGCTTGAACATGGTGAATGTCGCCGGCATCAGTGCGGCGGTGACGACGGCGATGCCCTTTGCTGGACAGGTCTATACGATTTCCGGACCGTTTTGTTCGCCACCGTCAAATATTCCTGCAGGTGTGACTGTGTCTTGCCAGTGCGACACCTTCGCGCGTGCCAGCCTGAATCCATCCACCATCTTCAGCTCAAACTGGCTCGTCTCCACCAGTGACAGCACCGGCATCCTGCCGAGCATCGTGAATCCCGGCTATCTGCGCTTGACCAACAATACCGGCAACAACGCCAAGGCCGCCACCGTGCCGGGCATCTTCCCCGCGGCTGGCAATTACATTTCGGTCGAGTTTCAGCAATACGCCTACAACGGTACGGGTGCCGACGGGATCGCGGTGACGCTTTCCGATTATTCGGTCCCCGCCGTGCCGGGGGCCTACGGCGGTTCGTTGGGTTATGCGCAGGAAACAGGGATCCATGATGGGTTCGCTGGAGGCTGGCTGGGTGTGGGGCTGGACGAGTACGGCAACTACCAAAATACGAACGAGGGGCGTCTGGGCGGACCGGGTTTCACCGTGCAATCGGTCGGCGCGCGCGGTTCCGGCGCTGGCCAGACCGGTTATCGTTTTCTTGGCGGCACCCCCAGCTTGATCCCCAACATTGACGACCGCACGTCCACCTCGGCCTCACGGGGCTACTACTACCAGGTCATCGTGGATGCACGTAACGAACCGACGAGCACGGCCGTCGCTGTCAATCGCGACACCGGAAGTGGGTATTCTTCTCTTATCAATATTCCAAACGTATACAGCGCCGCCACTACGAATGGATTCACTCAGGCACCGGTTCCGGCCAACTGGCAAATTTCCTTCACGGGCTCTACCGGTGGCTCCACCAATATCCACGAGATTGGTGGTTTGCGTATCTGCGCCTCGTCGATGTTGCCGCCAGGTGGTGGCACCGCCAGTGGTTTCAACGCTGTCGATGAAGCCTATGGCACGCCGCCCGGCGTGGCGGTACAGAACTATCTGAGTGGCCACATCTATACCAAGCTGGCGGGCACTCCCTTCAAGCTCAACGTGGCCGCGCTGACCAACAGTCAGATCGTGACCACTTATGCGTATGGCGGCAGCAAGTCAGTGACCGTCAAACTGGTGGATAACAGCGATAGTCTGGCAGACACGAGCAAGGACTGCACGCTGTCGTGTACCAGCACCTGCACCGGCAAGCCTGCGGTCACTGGTGGCACGCAAACACTGACCTTCGCTTCTGGCGCGCCTGACAAAGGTCAGAAACAGTCGTCCAGTTTCACCATCAATTCGGCCTATAAAAAACTGCTGGCCATCATCAGTGATGGCACAAGCTCGGCGTGTTCAACCGACTCGTTCTCGGTACGGCCAAACGCGCTCACGCTGGCAACCACGGCGACTGCCACCACCTCTGGTGGCACGCCGGTCTTCAGGGCTGGCACAGACCCGTTCACCGTCAACGTGTCGGCGGCGAACACGGGTTATACCGGTACACCAACTATTGGCAGCATTGACACCAGTCCGATGGGTGTCGGCACCTGGCTGGCCGGCAGCCTCTCAGCGGGTACGACCTTGGCTGCTGCGGTGTTGGGTGTTTCAACCAACAGCTCAACCTACAGTGAAGTTGGCCTATTCAAGTTGGCTGGTTACGGTGTCAGCGACGATACGTCAGCGCGTGGTGTGTTCGACGCCACCTGGACCGGGGTTGACAGTATCAGCACCAAGGGCGACTGTGTGGCTGGCAATTACTCAAACGTTAAAAACGCAAGCGGAAAATACGGCTGCAACTTCGGGCTGGCCACCGACGCCATTTTTGGGCGGTTCATACCGCATCACTTTGATGTCAGCATCAACTCGAACGGAACCATGGCGGCGGCGTGCCCGGCAGGCGGCTTTACCTACACCGGGCAGGCCATGGGCTACGGCACTGCGCCCTCGTTGACCATCAAACCGATGAACGCTGCGACTGGCGGCGCCGTCACGCAGAACTATCAGGGCATCTTCCAGAAGCTGGTGGCCTCGGGAGTGTCAATCACCTCACCCACGGCCGATGCCACCCAACCGGGCAGGGATGGCGTGACCAAGACCGATCTGCTGGCAATTCCTGCGATGGGTGTCGGCACGCTTGCTAACAGCAGCGGAATAATCACCTACACGCTCAACGCGAGCGATCAATTCACCTACACCCGCAACGCCAATGCATTGATTGGGCCCTACACCAGCGCGATCCCGCTGGTCGTGACGGCAGTGCTTGAAAGCGAGGTTAACGCGACGAGCTCCTTGCCTGCCTTGCCGCAGACGCTGAGTCCAACCGGTATCTCCATGCGTTACGGCCGGGCACGCATGTTCAATGCCTACGGCTCGGAGTTGCTTGATTTGCCGGTCGTGTTCCGTGCTGAATATTTGGCAGGCACTGCTCCTGGCAATGCTTGGAGCGTCAACACCTCGGACTCATGTACCAACGCGGCTTTGTTTTTTGCACCAGTCGCTGCCCCCAACATCACAAGCAACACCTGTGTGCTGGAGCCTGGCAACAACAGCGGCATGGGCTGCGCTGTCGCTTTGACGCCAACACAGATCAACCGCCGCTATCTGGAGACTGGTGTGACAGGCACCGACAGCAACGGCGTGGCTGGTTTTGCCGGCAACTTCAACCTGTGGCTCAGAGCACCCGGCGCAACGCATGTGGGCTCCATTAACATCACGGCCACGGTTGATTCCTGGCTGCAATACCCCTGGACTGGTTCCGCCAATGTCAACCCGAGTGCCCGCGCCACCTTTGGCATCTACAAATCACCCCTGATCTACCGCCGTGAAAACTATTAA
- a CDS encoding PulJ/GspJ family protein gives MKPPSCQRGFTLVELIMVIVIMGVIGGIVSVFMKSPIDAYFASARRAALTDTADTTVRRMTRDIQRALPNSIRTPTTTPANQCVEFVPTKTGARYRAENMAAGDNTSLDFTAADTTFHMLGSNVALPADQRILAGDVIVVYNLGIPDSDAYQLTGKINRAVVGGSNPLSEAGAPPETTIPIASTQFPLASGSNRFHVVSGAENVVSFVCSGGDLHRTISTFAAAAATSCPATGPILARNVSSCNFDYSGSDLQRNALIRMTLQLTDSGETVSLQHEVHVSNTP, from the coding sequence ATGAAACCTCCTTCTTGTCAGCGCGGCTTTACCCTGGTCGAACTGATCATGGTGATCGTCATCATGGGCGTGATCGGCGGTATCGTGTCGGTCTTCATGAAAAGCCCGATTGACGCCTACTTTGCCAGTGCCCGGCGCGCGGCGCTAACCGATACGGCCGATACCACGGTGCGGCGCATGACGCGCGATATTCAAAGGGCGCTGCCCAACAGCATTCGCACGCCGACTACCACGCCAGCCAATCAGTGCGTCGAATTCGTACCGACCAAGACCGGTGCCCGCTACCGGGCCGAAAACATGGCGGCGGGTGACAACACCAGTTTGGATTTCACTGCCGCTGACACGACCTTCCATATGTTGGGCAGCAATGTTGCTTTGCCAGCAGATCAGCGAATTCTGGCGGGTGATGTGATTGTGGTTTACAACCTGGGCATTCCCGATTCGGATGCCTACCAGCTCACGGGCAAGATCAATCGTGCCGTAGTTGGTGGATCAAACCCCCTGAGCGAGGCTGGCGCTCCCCCTGAGACGACCATTCCCATTGCCAGCACGCAGTTTCCGTTGGCCTCAGGCAGCAACCGCTTTCACGTGGTGTCCGGCGCCGAAAATGTCGTGTCATTTGTATGCAGCGGTGGGGACTTGCATCGCACGATCAGCACTTTTGCGGCCGCTGCCGCTACCAGTTGTCCCGCTACTGGCCCCATCCTGGCCCGCAATGTCAGCTCATGCAACTTCGACTACAGCGGCTCCGACCTGCAACGCAACGCTCTCATTCGCATGACCCTGCAACTGACCGACAGCGGCGAAACCGTCAGCCTGCAGCACGAAGTGCATGTGAGCAACACGCCATGA
- the ffh gene encoding signal recognition particle protein, whose translation MASALSDKLSRLVKEIRGQARITEANVTDMLREVRMALLEADVALPVVRDFIARVKEKALGQDVLGSLSPGQALVSIVNRELSSTMGEGVSDINLAAQPPAVILMAGLQGAGKTTTTAKLAKHLIEKRKKKVLTVSGDVYRPAAIEQLKMVTAQAGAEWFPSSPDQKPVAIALAALDYARKHFFDVLLVDTAGRLAIDEALMQEIKALHAALNPVETLFVVDAMQGQDAVNTAKAFKDALPLTGIILTKLDGDSRGGAALSVRQVTGAPIKFAGTSEKLDGLEVFDAERHAGRILGMGDILALVEQVTSGVDMAAAQKLAAKVKSGGGFDLNDFLAQIQQMKQMGGLSSLMDKLPASMAAKAGQMDMGRVEKDIQRKQGIIHSMTPLERRKPELIKATRKRRIAAGAGVQVQEVNRMLKEFEQMQDMMKKMKGGGMMKMMKRMGGMKGMPKMPF comes from the coding sequence ATGGCCTCCGCTCTCTCCGACAAACTCTCGCGCCTCGTCAAAGAAATTCGAGGCCAGGCGCGCATCACCGAAGCCAATGTGACCGACATGCTGCGTGAGGTGCGCATGGCCCTGCTGGAGGCCGACGTGGCCTTGCCCGTGGTGCGCGACTTTATTGCCCGCGTCAAGGAAAAGGCGCTGGGCCAGGACGTGCTGGGCTCGCTTTCGCCGGGCCAGGCGCTGGTCAGTATTGTCAACCGGGAGCTCTCTAGCACCATGGGCGAGGGCGTGAGCGACATCAATCTGGCCGCACAACCTCCGGCGGTCATTTTGATGGCGGGCTTGCAAGGTGCCGGCAAAACCACCACCACCGCCAAGTTGGCCAAACACCTGATCGAAAAACGCAAGAAGAAGGTGTTGACGGTCTCGGGCGACGTCTACCGACCGGCGGCGATTGAACAGTTAAAAATGGTGACGGCGCAGGCCGGTGCCGAGTGGTTTCCCAGCTCGCCGGATCAAAAACCGGTGGCCATTGCGCTGGCGGCGCTGGACTATGCGCGCAAACATTTCTTTGACGTGCTGCTGGTGGACACGGCCGGTCGCCTGGCCATTGATGAAGCGCTGATGCAGGAAATCAAGGCCCTGCATGCGGCCCTGAACCCGGTGGAAACCCTGTTTGTGGTCGACGCCATGCAGGGCCAGGATGCGGTCAACACGGCCAAGGCATTTAAAGACGCGTTGCCCTTGACCGGCATCATCCTGACCAAGCTCGACGGTGATTCACGCGGCGGCGCGGCGCTGTCGGTGCGCCAGGTCACCGGCGCACCGATCAAGTTTGCCGGTACCAGCGAAAAGCTCGACGGCCTGGAAGTGTTTGACGCCGAGCGCCACGCCGGGCGCATCCTGGGCATGGGCGACATTCTGGCGCTGGTGGAGCAGGTCACCTCCGGTGTCGATATGGCCGCAGCGCAAAAGCTGGCGGCCAAGGTCAAAAGCGGCGGCGGTTTTGATTTAAATGACTTTCTGGCCCAGATTCAGCAAATGAAGCAGATGGGGGGCCTGTCCAGTCTGATGGACAAGTTACCCGCCTCCATGGCCGCGAAAGCCGGTCAAATGGACATGGGCCGGGTTGAAAAAGACATTCAGCGCAAGCAAGGCATCATCCACAGCATGACGCCGCTGGAGCGGCGCAAACCCGAGCTCATCAAGGCCACCCGCAAACGCCGCATTGCCGCTGGCGCGGGCGTGCAGGTGCAGGAAGTCAACCGCATGCTCAAGGAGTTCGAGCAGATGCAGGACATGATGAAAAAGATGAAGGGCGGCGGCATGATGAAAATGATGAAGCGCATGGGCGGCATGAAGGGCATGCCGAAGATGCCGTTCTGA
- a CDS encoding type IV pilus modification PilV family protein, with the protein MTSSRQHGFTLIELIIFIVVVSAGLAGILSVMNTVVKSSADPMVRKQTIAIAESLLEEILLKDYAKPTGSTALGFSAGGSRKLFDCVTDYSGYNTTSGIVDVLGTVMPGLASYNISPVTVASSTDLTGVAALRVTVSVTDPTGNAVSLTGYRTCDLSPSCPLP; encoded by the coding sequence ATGACTAGCTCACGCCAACATGGCTTCACGCTGATCGAGCTCATCATCTTCATCGTGGTGGTGAGCGCCGGGCTGGCGGGCATTCTTTCGGTGATGAACACCGTGGTCAAGTCCAGCGCCGACCCGATGGTGCGCAAGCAGACGATCGCCATTGCCGAGTCCTTGCTGGAAGAGATTTTGCTGAAGGACTATGCCAAACCAACCGGCAGCACCGCGTTGGGATTTTCGGCCGGTGGAAGCCGCAAGCTGTTTGATTGCGTCACAGATTACAGCGGCTACAACACCACGAGCGGCATCGTGGATGTATTGGGCACCGTGATGCCGGGTCTGGCGAGCTACAACATTTCCCCCGTGACGGTGGCATCCAGCACCGATTTGACCGGCGTTGCTGCACTAAGGGTCACCGTGTCGGTAACCGACCCGACCGGCAATGCCGTCAGCCTCACGGGCTACCGGACTTGTGATTTGTCGCCGTCATGTCCACTGCCATGA
- a CDS encoding pilus assembly FimT family protein: protein MKIELNPSEAMRWSGRAGMRQRGFTLIELIMVMVMLGVLAVFAAPRIFNSDDFYARGFHDETLGLLRYAQKTAVAQRRTVCVSFPTASSATLSIASNAPTPTTPTPTCSPALPLIGPRGESPATIPATDHGASYNGLPGNFNFNGLGQPMSTAGVLLGTQTVIQINNASNVFVEAVTGYVHD from the coding sequence ATGAAGATTGAGCTCAACCCGTCCGAAGCAATGCGTTGGTCAGGCCGCGCTGGCATGCGTCAGCGTGGTTTCACGTTGATCGAGCTGATCATGGTGATGGTGATGCTGGGGGTGCTGGCGGTGTTTGCGGCTCCACGTATCTTCAACAGCGATGATTTTTATGCGCGCGGGTTTCATGACGAGACGTTGGGGCTGCTGCGTTATGCGCAGAAGACGGCGGTGGCGCAGCGGCGCACGGTGTGTGTGAGTTTCCCAACGGCCAGTTCCGCAACGCTGAGCATTGCCTCAAATGCCCCCACTCCCACCACGCCCACTCCCACTTGTAGTCCGGCATTGCCGCTGATCGGACCTCGGGGAGAAAGTCCGGCCACTATCCCGGCCACCGACCATGGGGCAAGTTACAACGGATTGCCTGGCAATTTCAACTTCAATGGACTGGGGCAGCCGATGAGCACGGCTGGCGTCTTGTTGGGTACCCAAACCGTCATCCAGATCAACAATGCATCGAACGTTTTTGTCGAAGCAGTTACCGGCTATGTTCATGACTAG